Genomic DNA from Paenibacillus sp. MBLB1832:
TCGATGGATTTAGAGCATCGCTCGGGCATTCTATCCCGTGTACTTGCGCTCATCGCGAATTTGGAAGGCAACGTATTGACCATTCATCAGACCATTCCGCTTCAAGGCATGGCGAACGTCGTGATCTCTTTAGAAATTTCTTCGATGGGTGAGGAAATTCGTGAGATCGTGGATCGCCTCGGTGCACAAGACGGAGTCAAGCGTGCCATGGTCATCGGCCAGGGCAGTTAAAAAACGTAAATTATTCGGGAGGTAATGAAATGAAACCCATTAAGGTTGGTTTACTAGGTTTAGGGACAGTTGGAACAGGTGTTGTACGTATTGTTGAAGGTCATCAAGAGGATTTGCAGCGTCAAACAGGATCTTCCATTGAAATTGCCAAAATCCTTGTACAAGATAAATCCAAGCAACGCAACATTTCTGTTGATGCGGATAAGCTGACTGAAAACGTCTGGGACGTAATCGGCGACAGTGAGATCGATATCGTAGTGGAAGTAATGGGCGGCGTGGCTGCAACGAAAGACCACATTCTAACAGCGCTTGGCAACGGCAAGCATATCATTACAGCGAATAAGGATCTTATGGCGATGCATGGCGCGGAAATTTTGGCCAAAGCTGCTGAGAATAACTGTGATGTCTTCTATGAAGCGAGCGTTGCAGGCGGTATCCCGATCATTCGTGCGCTGGTCGAAGGCTTCTCTTCGGATCGCATCACGAAAATTATGGGGATTGTGAACGGAACGACGAACTATATATTGACCAAAATGAGCCAAGAAGGTGCAGCTTACGCCGATGTCCTTAAGGAAGCGCAAGAGCTGGGCTATGCGGAAGCAGATCCGACTTCGGATGTTGAAGGTCTAGACGCTGCTCGCAAAATGACGATTCTTTCAACGCTTGGATTCCATGCCAATGTAGCGTTAAGTGACGTTGAAGCAAAAGGGATCTCCAAGGTTACGAAGGAAGATATTCTGTACGGGAAGAAGCTTGGCTATGAAGTGAAACTACTTGGGATTGCTGAAAATCATGATGGGCACATTTCGGTTAGTGTTCAACCTACAATGGTCAAAAATTCCCATCCGCTAGCCTCTGTCAATGGCGTGTTCAATGCGGTTTACGTCACAGGTGAAGCAGTTGGCGAAACGATGTTCTACGGAGCGGGTGCCGGCGAGCTTCCGACGGCAACTTCCGTTGTAGCTGACTTAGTCGCGGTTGTGCGTAATTTGAAGTTAGGGATCAATGGGCGTACGGTTCAAGCTCCTTATAAAGAGAAGAAACTCAAAACCGATGATCAAATCGCATCCAAAAACTTTATTTTGCTCCATGTTGAAGATAAAGCGGGTGTGCTTGCCCAAATTACACAAATTTTCGCTGAACATGAAGTGAGTTTGGAATCGGTATTTCAACACCCGAACAAAACAAATCCGAAGGCTGAAATTATTATCATCACGCATGATGCGAATCAAGCAAGCATGAAAAATGTGTTGCAGCAATTCGAAACGATGGACGTGATTCACGCAATTAAGAGCGTGTACCGTGTTGAAGGATAAACAATAGTGAAGAGAGGCGTTAGTTTCGAATGAGCTACAAGACAGTACAAAAGGTAAGGGTAAAAGTACCGGCTAGCACGGCTAATTTAGGACCCGGCTTTGACTCTTTGGGGATGGCCTTGAACTTATACGCTTGGATTGATATGGCGATTTCGGATCACACCTCGATTCATTTGATCGGGGATCAAATGAACGGCATTCCAACGGATAAGTCGAACTTGATCTATAAGGTTGCTCAAATGGTGTTTGACAAGGCCGGTGTTTCACATCCAGAGCTTGAGATTAGCATGTACAGCGAGATCCCGCTCACACGCGGACTCGGGAGCAGCGCTTCTGCGATCGTTGGTGCCCTTGCAGGCGCAAATGCGCTGATCGGGAATCGATTTACAACGTACGAGTTGTTCCAAATCGCATCCAAATTAGAGAAGCACCCAGACAATGTCGGTGCTAGCCTATACGGCGGAATCATCGTGGCTTTCTGGGACGATGTGCAAGCCGAATCGATTCGTATTGAGCCTGATCCCAATCTAGAGGTGCTCGTTGCCATTCCGGCATTCCAGCTATCGACGGAGAAGGCGAGAGGCATCATGCCGCAGCAAGTATCCATGAAAGATGCGGTATTCAACCTGAGCCACTCCTCACTGCTTGTTGCTGCGCTGAGCACAGGGAATCTTGGCATGATTCGATTTGCCATGAAAGATCGCTTACACCAGCCGTATCGTGCCTCGCTTATTCCTGGGATGCAACTACTACTGGACGAAAGTGAGCATCATGGTGCGTTAGGCGTAGCGCTAAGCGGAGCAGGCCCGACGATGCTTGCGCTCGTGGATGCGCGCAGCAAGCAGAAGGAAGAGCTACAAGCGTTCCTGCAAGGCACTTTGGCTAATGAAGGCATTCAAGCGCAGATGCTGTGGCTGAAGCCGAGCCAAGATGGTGTTGTCACCATTGAATTGCACAGTGGTGATGAATCACTGCTTTCATGGGTACAGAGAGAGGTGCTGGCATGAAACGAGTTGCCATCCTAGGACCGAGTACATTCTCTGAGGAAGCAACACGTCATTTTCTAGGCGACAGCTTCACGTATGTCTCGTATAAGCTGATCTCTGAGGTATTCAATGCAACCGCATCAGGTGAAACGGACCTTAGTGTCATTCCGATTGAGAACACCTTGGAAGGCTCCGTGCATCTCCATGTCGATTGGCTTGTCCATGAAGTGGATTTGCCGATACGAGCAGAATGGGTGTTTCCGATTGATATGAATCTCATCGGTTATCCAAGCCCAGAGCCTGCGACGGATGCGGCTAATCCGTACCGCCATGTTCGTAAAGTGCTGTCTCATCAGGTCGTGCCTGCGCAATGCAATCAGTTCATGAAGCGCTACCTGCGCGATGCAGAGTTTGAGCAGGTGAGCTCAACAGCGGAAGGGGTACGTATTGTATCCACGTTGAATGACCCGACGGTTGTTGCCATCGGCACCGCCATTGCTTCGACGAATTATGGGGTTCCGATGCTGGAACGTGAAATTCAGGATCATAAAGACAACATGACGCGATTCTTGCTAGTGGGCAAGGAAGCGCCAGAGTTGGCATCGTCAACGGATATGAAGACGACGATTCTCGTTACATTGCCTGAGGATTATCCAGGCGCCTTGCACCAAGTGCTTTCTGCATTTGCGTGGCGGCGAATTAATCTTTCGAAGATTGAGTCGAAGCCGACGAAGAAAAAGTTAGGTAATTATTATTTCTATATTGATATTGTAGGCAATATGGATTCGGTTCTGCTGCCCTCAGCCATTCAAGAGATTGAGGCGATTGGCTGTCAGGTTCGGATTTTGGGCTGTTACCCAAGCTATTCCTACAACGGTTCATAAAGGAAATCCCTTGCGCTCTTGGCGTGAGGGATTTTTTTTGTAAGAAAGGGGGCAAAAGCCTAGGAACGTGCATAAACTGTAATATCAAATTGTGAATAAGCGAATGCTTACGCGGCCAAGTTCAACATTATTGGGAGAGAAACGCGAAGAAGATGCTTACGAAAAACGCGAAGGAGGTATGGTTTTGAAAATCCATATTGTCAAAAAAGGCGATACCCTGTACGAACTCGCGAAAAAATACCAAACCACCCTGGATCAGATTATTGCCCTCAATCCTCACATTGCTGACCCAAACAAGATTGATATTGGGATGAAAGTGAAGATTCCATCGGGGCCGAAGCACGTAAATCCGCCAGCAATGGAGTATGTCTACAAACATGTTGTCCAACAAGGGGATAGTTTATGGAAACTCGGTAAAGCTTGGGATGTGCCGTTGCAAGCGATGATTGGGGCGAACGCGCATCTGAAGAATCCGAATGTACTTATGACTGGGGACATTGTCTTCGTTCCTAAGGCTCACCACGGTCACGGACATACGCATGGCGGACACCCTCACAAACTTTCAACGGAGCCATTTGCTCCAGTGCCGATTGTAGAAGCAATGCCCCCAGTTGATATGCAGCAACCCATGATCCCTGCGCCAGCCATGCCAGAAGAGGTGCCTCCGCCGTTATCGCTTGGAGAAACGGTACCTGCCATCCCGCAGCCGATCGCACAGTCGCCTGCCCCTGTAACCGATAACATCGGTCTTCATGAGCCTTATGGGCAAGCAGTGCATCCGTTCCTACAGTTTAATATTCAGGCTACAGAAGTTTCCGTATATCCTGAACAGCAGCCTGAGATGATCTATCCGACCTACCCAGCCTATCCAGATGATAATTGTGAACCACTGCCAACGATGGTGGCGCCAATTTCTGTTGTGGACGAAGGTTGCGGTTGTGGAGGTCCTGCCATGAACGAGCAGCCATGGTACAATAGCCCAACCCATTTCCCGAATATACCGATGGGGAATCCGTGGGATCACGTCTCGCACGAACATCCAGGGTTCTATCCGCCACCAATGCCGTATGACGCACAGTATCCGTATGCCTATTCCCATGATCCCTATGGCGGCATTCCGTATGCAGGTGTACATGATGCTCCTCTGTATGAGACACCGATTTTACCTCAAGTGCATACGCATGAGCTGAGTAAAGTATCAGATACCTTAGAAGAGGTACAAATCGATATTCGTGATAAGCAAAAGGCGGCAAAGTCGAAATCGCAAGCCAATCGTTCCTCGCGCAAAGTAAAACCTTCTGGATCATCCGCTTTGAATTCGTTCCTCAGAGAGCAAGAACGAGCCGTAGAGAGACGGGAGCCTAGCAGACCGAATACGCCATGGATTAATGTATAAAACAAGTAAAAGAAGCCCTCACCGCATCTGTAAAGATGTCGTGAGGGCTTCTTTTCTTGTGCTTACGTACCGTTTAGGCAATCATCCCGAGTGTGAAGAACGTCATTAATCCGATAACGAGATTCATGCCCCACTTTTTCCGCAGAAGCTCGCGGCCGCGGTGGAGTCTAGTTTTAACGGTCGTAATCGGCAAGTTCAAGCGCTCGCTAATTTCCTGGAGAGAGAGCTCTTCCAAATAGTAGAGCGTGATAATGCCTTTATATTTGTCAGCCAATTTATTTATGGAAGCATGCATATGTTCTTGAATTTCGGTTTGAAGCACAGCGTGCTCGGGGGATTGATCATGACTTGCCAGCTTACTGTAGTAGCTGTAGTCGTCATCAACATCGTTCAGCTCGGCATCCAGCGACTGGACAGGTCTTTTCTTGCGAAGCAAGTCGATGGCTACATTTTTCCCGATCCGATAAATCCAAGTTGAGAAATTCTGACTTTCATCAAAGTGGTTTAGGTTCAAATAAACGCGGATAAAGGTTTCTTGGACAATATCCTCCGAATCTGGACGGTTATGCAGCATACGGAAAGCAAGCTTTTGTATTTTGCTGCGATAGAGTTCGACTAACTCCACGAAAGCGTTGCGATCGCCTCGTCTGGATAATTGAATTAATTGAAGTTCTGCCACATTCATGATGTATCCCTCCTTAGAGTTGTCGTTAGGAAACCGCCGTTTAACTTTGTCTATCTTTGACTATATCATTTCTGTGGCTACAGTCAAATTCAATTGAGGACAAGTAATGGATTATAACCATTTGTTACCGAAATCGTGTAAGTTTCGTGACTATTTATAGGGATCTTTGACTTCGTCAAAGTCTTTCTGCTAGGAATGAGGACTCGGTATGGAATGAGAAATGGATGTTGATTTTGTTCGAATGGCGTCAGGTCCGTTCTTATGAGCTTCATTCCATAATGCAACACTACCCCATAAGACAATGACGCCGATAATAAGGAGGGTTGTGCGTTTAATCGGTTTCCTACCATTCATGGTTGCGTTCACCATCCGTCTAGATTGAAATTTCACTCTATATGAATTTCATTTCAGTTTCATTCATTACTCCTATGGTAAATGATGTATAGGGCAACTTGCAAATGGTAACAATACGAAAAAACAAGAAGAAGGGGATCACGTGAATGTACATCGGTTCTTGAAGCAATTAAAAAGAAGGCTACGCTGGAAGCGCAGTTGGTTAATGCCCTGGATTTTCATCCTAGTTGTGTTCGCTGCTTATTACATCTATACAATGAACGATGATCTAGGTGATCATAATCAGAAAGGCCCTAGAGGAGCCATCCAAGCGACTTTAGCCAGAGTGGTACCGAAGGAAGACACGCATCTCCAGGAAGCTGTCAAGCTGCTGCAAACCATTTCTGATCGTAGAGAAAGCTATTTGCTCAAGTCCTATGTGTGCGGGGAAGAACGCAGTCCATTGGGATCGCTGACATCAAAGGAGTTGCTTGGGCTGCAGAAGCAGCATCCGGATTGGAAGTTAAGTATAGAACCGGCTGGGGCAGTTATTTTCACAGAACAAATTGATGATTTATCGCCAGACTGTAAGGAGCATGCCGTGTTCGGCATTGACGGAAGCAGCAATCTGTCGTTATTTAACGGGCTGCCAGCGAATAAACAGATTATACGAACTTTTTTTCAGCTCAATATTCAACAATTAGAAAGCAGTTTGCCAAGGGAAACGATAGCGCAGCTTCATGAAGGAATTAAAGTCTCCGATATAGAGGAGTATAATAGCGTATTATCCACCTTCAGCGATTATGCCATTGAAGCAGTTGAAGGAGCCATATCTCGGTCGAAGTTACGATAAAGATGCATGAAGAGATTGATTCGGGAGAATCCCGGACGATCTCTTTTTTTGTTGAAAGGGAACCATTTTCTTCTAAAAAGGATGGCGTAGCCGATTATTTCGTTATCTGCTATAATGGCAATGACTACATATGTTCGCTTTTTTATAATGGATAGGAGAGAAATGACTTTGCGAATTCTAGGAATAGATCCAGGGATCGCGATTGTCGGCTTTGGCTTTATTGATAAAATCGGCAGTAAGCTAGTTCCTGTACAGTACGGTTCGATCCAAACAGAAGCACATACGGATCCTGGCATTCGGTTGAAGGATGTCTATGACGCTACGGTGCAATTGATAGAGAAATATAAACCTGATGTGTTGTCGATTGAAAAATTATTTTTTAATCGAAACGTCACGACGGCGTTCACGGTTGGCCAAGCCCGGGGCGTCATGATTCTTGCAGGCGTGCAGGCGGGTCTGCCAATCGCTGAATATACGCCGCTTCAAGTGAAGCAAGCCGTGGTTGGCTACGGCAATGCAGAGAAGAAGCAAGTGCAGGAGATGGTCAAGATCTTGCTGAAACTGTCGCAAGTACCGAAGCCAGATGACGTAGCCGATGCGCTGGCTATTGCTATTTGTCATGCGCACTCTTCTTCGCTGCAATCTAGGATAAATGGAGTTGAGAGACGATGATAGATTTCTTGCGAGGCAAAGTCGCCCTGCGTGAAAGTGAATATGCCGTACTCGATGTGAATGGCGTAGGCTATCGGGTATTTTGTCCGAACCCTTATGCGCTGCCTCATCAAGAGAATGAAGATGTGACGATGTTCATCCACTATCATGTACGAGAGGATGCGCATTTGTTATTCGGTTTTATGACGCGCGATGAGCAGTCATTGTTCCGTCTATTGCTGGACGTAAGCGGAATTGGACCGAAAGTGGCACTTGGCATTCTAGCGGCTGGCGGCAGACCGGAGTCTGTCATTTTGGCGATCTCCCAGGAGAATCTAGCATTTCTGACGAAGCTGCCAGGGATCGGGAAGAAAACAGCGCAGCGAATCATTCTGGATTTGAAAGATAAGTTGGGATCCGTGAGCTTCTCCAGTCCTGAGGCGGCAGTTGCTTTGAGCGTAGTTGGCTCGGCGCAATTAACCGAAGGTGGCTTACCTTGGAGCGAGGCGAAAGAAGCGCTGATGACGCTCGGCTATACGGAGGCTGAGGTGGATCGCGCATGGCTGCAAGTGAAGCCGAAAGCGCAGCCGTCTGATTCGGTTGATGTACTCGTGAAACTTGCCCTGCAAGCGCTGTTCACGATGTAAGTGATTAATTTTTAGGAGGGACACCATGGACAACGACCGGATCATATCGGCTAACTTTATGATGGAGGACAATGTAGTCGAGTATAGTCTGCGTCCCCGTTTTTTGGCTGAATATATCGGCCAGAAGCAGGCGAAGGAAAACCTCAAGATCTATATTGAAGCTGCCAAACAAAGGAAAGAAGCCCTGGATCATGTGCTGTTGTATGGCCCGCCAGGTCTTGGGAAAACGACACTGTCAAATATCATCGCCAATGAGCTTGGCGTTAATATCCGCACGACTTCAGGTCCTGCGATTGAACGACCTGGCGATCTTGCGGCCATCCTGACGAATTTGCAGGAAGGCGACGTCTTATTCATCGACGAGATCCACCGCCTCCACCGTACGGTGGAAGAGGTGTTATATCCGGCGATGGAGGATTTTGCCCTTGATATTATTATCGGCAAGGGGCCCAGCGCACGTTCGGTGCGACTCGACCTGCCGCCGTTTACGCTGATCGGCGCCACGACGCGTGTAGGGCTGCTTTCAGCGCCTTTGCGCGACCGCTTCGGGGTCGTCAGCCGGTTGGAGTTTTACACAGTCGATGAGCTGAGCTACATCGTCAGTCGGACGGCCGACATTCTGCAAGTCGGCATCGTTGGTGACGCTGCGCGCGAAATCGGCATGCGCTCACGAGGGACGCCACGGATTGCGAACCGTTTGCTGAAGCGGGTGCGTGACTTCGCGCAGGTGCGAGGCGACGGTATCATCACCATGGAGCTCGCAAGAGAGTCCCTGCGGCTTCTGCAGGTGGATGATTTGGGTCTAGATGAAATTGACCACAAAATGCTGCGAGCGATCATACAGAGCTTCCAGGGAGGCCCTGTTGGGCTTGAAACGATTGCGGCTACGATTGGTGAAGAGAGCCAGACGATCGAGGATGTTTATGAGCCATACCTGCTGCAAATTGGGTTTATGCAGCGCACGCCAAGAGGGCGAACGGTTACGCCCCAAGCCTATCATCACTTAGGCTTACCCATTCCTGAACAACGATAGCGTTCGAGATTAGCCCTATACGAAGCTTTTGCCTAGCTGCAAGGCAGGCAAGAGCTTTTATTTTGTCTTTTTTTCTATGAATCTACAAAACTTCTACTTCCTTCGCGCGTCTACATGATTAGAAGAATGAAGTGTGAAAGGAAACGATACAACTATGAGTGGCCGAACTATTCTGTTGCATCCGAAACGATTGGCTGTTGTCGTGTCTGCCGTCTTAGCCATTGGGGCTAGTACTAGCGTATGGAGTCAGCAAGCTCATGCGGTTGGAACCAAACATTTGGACAGCATTCGTGTTGCTTTGCTAATTAATGCTTCAACCTACAAAAAGATAGAGCCGCTAGTTTCCTTATCGTCCCCCGGCGGCTTTGATGTGGCTGTTCGCAGCACAGCGAGTTCGGAAGCAAAGCCATGGACATCATTAGCCGACACGAACATTCGCATGTCATTAGATCAATACAGTGTCATGATGCTGGAGACATCTGATTTCGCTGCTGCAAAGGCCTTATATACGAAGCTGAACGGTATGGCGGAAGAAAGCTATGTGTTAAGCCGCAACCGTTCAGGCAAAACGGTCTACCAAGTGTATTATGGCAACTTGCCTACGAAGGCAGAGGCTGATTCAGCGGCTGCTGCGGCGATAAAGGATGCAACTGTCGCGACGCTAACCAAGTCGTCTGTGCCAGTCATCAATGGTCCGCTCCATTGGAGTGCGGGCGTTTATGCAACGGAAGCGGCTGCGCAGCAGCAAGCTGCTGTATATGCACAGGCTGGACTTAACGCAGACCTCGTCTTGCAAGCTGATCAAGCCGGCAAATTGAGCTACTATGTGTGGGTTGGCAGTGAATCCACCGATGTGAAGTTGGCGGCTGTGAAGGATGCGGCGCTGAAAGCGGCACCCAATATACCGCTCCAGCCAGCTAATATAGCTTCTCCCTATCTGATTCGCAGATCAGATGTATCTACTGCTGCCGCACCGACAGCTGCTGTCACCCATTATGCGGCTGGGACTGGGGAGCAGAGAACAATATTCAAGCCCAAGCAGCAAACGATTGCCGTCAAAGAGAAGCTGGATCGCAGCTATCGCGGCGCGATGGAGATCAGTGCATTTCACGATCGGTTAGCGCTTGTTAACGAAATTCCCATGGAGCAGTATTTATACGGTGTCGTTGGTGCGGAGTTAAACGCCCAGTGGCCACTGGAAGCGCTCAAAGCGCAGGCTGTAGCCGCGCGCACGTATGCGATTTATCAAGGCAATAAATATGAAATTGCCAATGTCACGGACACGACGCTAGATCAGGCTTACTACGGTGTGGAGAAGGAATTTGCCACAGGCATCCAAGCGGTGGATGCCACACAGGATGAAGTCATTTCGGATAAACGAGGGAATCTGATTTCCCCTGTCTTTGCTTCCAATGCTGGTGGTCAGACGGCTGATCCTATAGAGGTATGGGGGAATGCGGTTGATTATTTGCGCAGCGTCGCAAGTCCTGATCAAGGTGCAGAACAAGGGAAAGCGATCTGGTATCAAATCCAGCTGACCGACGGTCGCACTGGCTTCGTGCATAGCATGTATCTGAAGGATACAGGGCAGAAGGACAAGTCAGGCAAGGCCATTTTCGAATCAACCGAGCAAGATGTTAACGTTCGCTTGGCACCCTATGTGGATAATACGGCTAACCCCGCTATCGCGAAGCTAGCTCTCAAAGAGAAGGTTACTGTGCAAGGGCAAGAGAAGGAATCGAACGCGTATTCATGGATAAGAGGGCCTTATACATTAAGTGATATTAAGAGTAAATTGACAGCAGCGAAAATTACAATTAACGGTGAACTAACGTCGCTCGAGATTACCAAACGAGGCCCATCCGGCCGTGTGATCGAGATGAAAGCGAACGGCGTCGTTGTGAATGTGAAAAATCCAGACGCACTGCGCACAGCATTAGGCGGCTTACCGAGTACCCTGTTTGAAATAGAGGGAGCGGGCAGTTATACTGGTACTAGTTCGAATGCACCAACACTTGCCATGTTGAGCAAAAACGGCATCGTGTCGAGCGCTGCGACGTCAGATTCAGTCTATGTCTTATCGGGGAAGCAGATGCAGCCAACGGCTGTAAAAATTGCGGATCTGATGACGATACGCAGTACAGGCATCTCCAAGCCTTCAAAGTCCGTTGGACCGACGAATGGTTCCTCAACGATTCAAGGCAATCCCATCATGTTCCGAGGCAAAGGCTTTGGTCATGGTTTGGGAATGTCCCAATGGGGAGCGAAAGGTTTTGCCGAGCAAGGTTACGATTATAAGAAAATACTTCAGACCTACTACGCTGGAGTGACTATAACGAAGGAATGAACAGACTAGATGGACGTACAAGCTTTTGATTTTGAATTGCCTGAAACGTTGATTGCTCAGACGCCGCTGCTTAACCGTACGGCGTCTAGATTGCTGACGTTGAATAAAGCGACAGGCGAGATTGCGCATCGCACCTTTGAGAATTTGATTGACTATGTGGAAGCCGGGGATTTGCTCGTGATGAACGATACACGTGTCATTCCAGCGCGGCTTTTTGGCATGAAGAAGGATACAGGAGCCAAGGTGGAATTGCTTCTTCTGAAGCCGCTCGGCGAGGATCGATGGGAAGCATTGGTGAAGCCCGGCAAACGGATGCAGCTAGGAGCTGTGGCCGTATTCGGAACCACGCAAGGGGATGATGATCCGCTTCTAACCGCTGAAGTTGTGGAAGTAGGCGAAATGGGAGCACGTATCCTGCAGTTCCGGTATAAGGGGATTTTCAACGAAATTCTCGATCAGTTGGGCGAGATGCCACTGCCACCGTATATTAAAGAGCAGCTTTCTGAACGGGAACGGTATCAAACCGTCTATGCGAAGCATGAAGGTTCCGCGGCCGCACCTACAGCGGGGTTGCATTTTACAGAGGACTACCTGGCTAAGCTACAAGCCAAAGGTGTACGGTTAGCGTTCGTCACGCTGCACGTTGGACTTGGAACATTCCGTCCCGTATCTGTCGACAAGATCGAAGATCATCAAATGCACGCGGAATATTATATCCTCTCCGAAGAAACAGCCGCGCTTATCAATGAAACCAAGTCAGCGGGGAAACGCGTCATTGCCGTTGGTACAACATCCGCTCGCACCTTGGAAACGGCAGCAGGTCTAAGCCGAGAGGCGCAAGCGTCTACAGATGGCGAACCGCTGCACATTCAACCCTCACAAGGTTGGACATCGATTTTCATCTATCCAGGCTATAAGTTCGGTGTGGTGGACGCGTTGTTAACGAATTTCCATCTTCCGAAGTCCACATTGTTGATGCTGATCAGCGCATTAGCTGGTAAAGATCACATTATGCAGGCATATGAGGAAGCTGTGAAAGCGGAGTATCGTTTTTTCAGCTTTGGCGATGCCATGTTGATTTATTGATTCGTACAGTGAGCAAGCGTGCAAGCTACAAGTGAAGCAAGACTAGAATAGGAAGTGGATGACATGACAGCAGCAGTAACGTATGAACCGATCAAAACGTGTAAGCAATCCGGCGCTCGACTAGGCCGCGTACACACGCCGCATGGCGTTGTGGAAACTCCGGCATTCATGCCAGTTGGCACGCAAGCAACCGTGAAGACGATGAGTCCAGA
This window encodes:
- a CDS encoding ACT domain-containing protein, which gives rise to MKHIGPERYYLVREDILPEGVLKTAQAKELLARGEVKTIHEAVEQVGLSRSAFYKYKDGIHPLSKLERERIITISMDLEHRSGILSRVLALIANLEGNVLTIHQTIPLQGMANVVISLEISSMGEEIREIVDRLGAQDGVKRAMVIGQGS
- a CDS encoding homoserine dehydrogenase; the encoded protein is MKPIKVGLLGLGTVGTGVVRIVEGHQEDLQRQTGSSIEIAKILVQDKSKQRNISVDADKLTENVWDVIGDSEIDIVVEVMGGVAATKDHILTALGNGKHIITANKDLMAMHGAEILAKAAENNCDVFYEASVAGGIPIIRALVEGFSSDRITKIMGIVNGTTNYILTKMSQEGAAYADVLKEAQELGYAEADPTSDVEGLDAARKMTILSTLGFHANVALSDVEAKGISKVTKEDILYGKKLGYEVKLLGIAENHDGHISVSVQPTMVKNSHPLASVNGVFNAVYVTGEAVGETMFYGAGAGELPTATSVVADLVAVVRNLKLGINGRTVQAPYKEKKLKTDDQIASKNFILLHVEDKAGVLAQITQIFAEHEVSLESVFQHPNKTNPKAEIIIITHDANQASMKNVLQQFETMDVIHAIKSVYRVEG
- the thrB gene encoding homoserine kinase; its protein translation is MSYKTVQKVRVKVPASTANLGPGFDSLGMALNLYAWIDMAISDHTSIHLIGDQMNGIPTDKSNLIYKVAQMVFDKAGVSHPELEISMYSEIPLTRGLGSSASAIVGALAGANALIGNRFTTYELFQIASKLEKHPDNVGASLYGGIIVAFWDDVQAESIRIEPDPNLEVLVAIPAFQLSTEKARGIMPQQVSMKDAVFNLSHSSLLVAALSTGNLGMIRFAMKDRLHQPYRASLIPGMQLLLDESEHHGALGVALSGAGPTMLALVDARSKQKEELQAFLQGTLANEGIQAQMLWLKPSQDGVVTIELHSGDESLLSWVQREVLA
- the pheA gene encoding prephenate dehydratase produces the protein MKRVAILGPSTFSEEATRHFLGDSFTYVSYKLISEVFNATASGETDLSVIPIENTLEGSVHLHVDWLVHEVDLPIRAEWVFPIDMNLIGYPSPEPATDAANPYRHVRKVLSHQVVPAQCNQFMKRYLRDAEFEQVSSTAEGVRIVSTLNDPTVVAIGTAIASTNYGVPMLEREIQDHKDNMTRFLLVGKEAPELASSTDMKTTILVTLPEDYPGALHQVLSAFAWRRINLSKIESKPTKKKLGNYYFYIDIVGNMDSVLLPSAIQEIEAIGCQVRILGCYPSYSYNGS
- a CDS encoding LysM peptidoglycan-binding domain-containing protein; the protein is MKIHIVKKGDTLYELAKKYQTTLDQIIALNPHIADPNKIDIGMKVKIPSGPKHVNPPAMEYVYKHVVQQGDSLWKLGKAWDVPLQAMIGANAHLKNPNVLMTGDIVFVPKAHHGHGHTHGGHPHKLSTEPFAPVPIVEAMPPVDMQQPMIPAPAMPEEVPPPLSLGETVPAIPQPIAQSPAPVTDNIGLHEPYGQAVHPFLQFNIQATEVSVYPEQQPEMIYPTYPAYPDDNCEPLPTMVAPISVVDEGCGCGGPAMNEQPWYNSPTHFPNIPMGNPWDHVSHEHPGFYPPPMPYDAQYPYAYSHDPYGGIPYAGVHDAPLYETPILPQVHTHELSKVSDTLEEVQIDIRDKQKAAKSKSQANRSSRKVKPSGSSALNSFLREQERAVERREPSRPNTPWINV
- the sigW gene encoding RNA polymerase sigma factor SigW yields the protein MNVAELQLIQLSRRGDRNAFVELVELYRSKIQKLAFRMLHNRPDSEDIVQETFIRVYLNLNHFDESQNFSTWIYRIGKNVAIDLLRKKRPVQSLDAELNDVDDDYSYYSKLASHDQSPEHAVLQTEIQEHMHASINKLADKYKGIITLYYLEELSLQEISERLNLPITTVKTRLHRGRELLRKKWGMNLVIGLMTFFTLGMIA
- a CDS encoding BofC C-terminal domain-containing protein produces the protein MNVHRFLKQLKRRLRWKRSWLMPWIFILVVFAAYYIYTMNDDLGDHNQKGPRGAIQATLARVVPKEDTHLQEAVKLLQTISDRRESYLLKSYVCGEERSPLGSLTSKELLGLQKQHPDWKLSIEPAGAVIFTEQIDDLSPDCKEHAVFGIDGSSNLSLFNGLPANKQIIRTFFQLNIQQLESSLPRETIAQLHEGIKVSDIEEYNSVLSTFSDYAIEAVEGAISRSKLR
- the ruvC gene encoding crossover junction endodeoxyribonuclease RuvC gives rise to the protein MRILGIDPGIAIVGFGFIDKIGSKLVPVQYGSIQTEAHTDPGIRLKDVYDATVQLIEKYKPDVLSIEKLFFNRNVTTAFTVGQARGVMILAGVQAGLPIAEYTPLQVKQAVVGYGNAEKKQVQEMVKILLKLSQVPKPDDVADALAIAICHAHSSSLQSRINGVERR
- the ruvA gene encoding Holliday junction branch migration protein RuvA, yielding MIDFLRGKVALRESEYAVLDVNGVGYRVFCPNPYALPHQENEDVTMFIHYHVREDAHLLFGFMTRDEQSLFRLLLDVSGIGPKVALGILAAGGRPESVILAISQENLAFLTKLPGIGKKTAQRIILDLKDKLGSVSFSSPEAAVALSVVGSAQLTEGGLPWSEAKEALMTLGYTEAEVDRAWLQVKPKAQPSDSVDVLVKLALQALFTM